Below is a window of Sporosarcina ureae DNA.
TACACTTTCAATCAAATCTGCTATCTTTGCAGAGAAATTTTCTTTGTCTTCCTCGGAGAGGCCAATACGGACGAAATCCGCAAAATACTTGACGTCTTCTTTCGAAAATGTTGTCATACATCGTTCCTCCTCATTTTGCAATCGTACAATTAATCATACCATTTAATCAGTTTCTTGGAAAGTTCATGTTACTACCTGAATTTTATTAATAACCGTAGACATGCACGAACGGTTCTTCCCTATCTTGATCATGTACAATCAACACTTCTGGCCCATTCACTGAAGTAACACTTATTTCAATCGGCACACCTTTAAAATGCGTTTTAACTAATGATGTGAGATATTGTGAAAATCCGATTAGTTCCGTTTTACCGAAGAATTGTATAGGAATTTCCACCGTTAATGAATTGAGCCTTTGGTCTTTATAAAAAGCAGTTCCGATGACATTCACAAAGCTCGGGAAGTAATCATCAATATCTTGTTTAAAGTTTTTGAATGTAGTATTTAGATCACGATAATTTCCTGTTGAAGAAGATGCAGGGAGTAATACATACTGCTCGTCCACTTCTTTCCAACCCGTAAATTCGTTTTTGCCTTTTGCGGCAAATGACGTAGCAAAATACGTGCCCGGCACAATATCATTGCGGCTTTCTTGTTTAAATAGTCCTACCGCTATAGGAACATCCGCAAGCTCCGGTTTACTGCGTAATCGACTCAAGATAATATCCGCCATCTTCTTGCCCTTTTCTTCTATCGTTTTGTCATCGATCGAGCGTTCATTACCTTCACGCGGATAGTAAATTGAATTCATCGCAAGACCTATCGATATTCCAGCCAATTTCACTTTTTTATCATCTGTCATCTGTAAATAGTTTTGTTCGACAATGTGCGCCAGATAAATTGGTGCTTCTTCTGCTATTTGGGCAGGGGACATACCTTCCGTAATTGCTGGATTGAGACCTGCTTCAAAATTAGATTTTCTAGAAATCCATTGCTTCGCCGTATCACGATCTATATATTGACCTTCCTGAAAGAAATAATCTTTCGGGTCGTAATACAATGAAGATAGACGTAATAAACCTTCTTCAGTTTCCTGAATATCATACTTCGTATTCAAGTTGTTGACGACCAATCCTCTGCTTGCACTCTTTTTAAATGGAACAGGCGTCCTGTAATACTCTTTCTTGATCTGCGCATCAGGAATGAGCACCATTTCCTGCTCACTTTCTTCTGTTTCTTGCACTGCTTTTTCCTGATCATCACCCGGTGCCGGTACACACCCTGTCAACAAAGCTGCTGACAGAATGCCCGTCGCGAACCACTTAGTCGTTCTTCTCATTCATATCCACTCCAAGGGCATCAAGCATAGCTTGTTCATCCCAAATTTCAATCTCTAATTCTTGTGCTTTCGTCAACTTGGAGCCCGCATCCTCGCCTGCAATAACTAGATCCGTTTTCTTACTGACACCGCCACTGACGGATCCACCAAGCGATTCAATCTGTTCTTTTGCTTCTCCGCGCGTTAATTCAGTAAGCTTTCCTGTTAGTACAATCGTTTTCCCAGCGAAAGGTCCAGTAGTCGGCAACTCTTCGCGTGTAACACCTTTATAAACAGTATTTACACCGTAGGAACGCAACTTATTCATGACTTCTTGAACTTCTTCCGTACTGAAGTACGTTGTCACAGAATCAGCTACGATCGCACCAATCTCAAAGATATTCAAAAGTTCCTCTTCAGTAGCCTGTTCTAAAGCATCGAGTGTACGATATTGTTCCGCTAAGATTCTGGCAACTTTTTCACCGACGTGACGAATGCCCAAACCAAACAGTAATTTCTCTAACGAATTTTCTTTGGATTGTTCTATAGCCGTTAAAATATTTGTAGCAGATTTCTCTCCTATTCGCTCTAATCCTAGTAAAGCTTCCTTCGTTAACGTATACAGATCAGATACATCTTGCACAAGATTCGCTGTGTACAATTGCTCGATTAGTTTTTCACCGACTCCATCTATATTCATTGCTCTTCTTGAAACGAAATGGATTAATGCTTCTTTCATCTGCGCAGGACACTTAGGATTTACACAACGAAGTGCAACTTCCCCTTCAATCCTCACAAGTTCTGAATCGCATACAGGACAGTTGTCGGGCATATGGAATGGCTCTTCTTCACCTGTTCGTTGATCTTTCAATGCCATGACGATTTCAGGAATGATATCGCCAGCTTTGCGAAGCACTACATGATCACCAATTCGGATATCTTTTTCGCGAATCAGGTCTTCATTGTGCAAGGATGCACGGCCAACTGTCGTACCTGCCACCAAAACTGGCACGAGGATGGCTGTCGGTGTAACTACCCCTGTTCGACCTACACTTAGCTCTATATCGACTAGTTTAGTATGCACTTCTTCAGCGGGGAATTTATACGCTATGGCCCATTTAGGACTCTTTGCTGTATACCCTAACTGTTCCTGCGATTCAAAGTTGTCTACTTTTATGACAATCCCATCAATTTCATAATCAAGATTCTGTCTATTTTCTGTCCAGTAGGCAACGTATTCCAATACTTCTTCGATCGTTGCGCAACGTTTACGTTCTTTGTTCGTCGT
It encodes the following:
- a CDS encoding CamS family sex pheromone protein, with the translated sequence MRRTTKWFATGILSAALLTGCVPAPGDDQEKAVQETEESEQEMVLIPDAQIKKEYYRTPVPFKKSASRGLVVNNLNTKYDIQETEEGLLRLSSLYYDPKDYFFQEGQYIDRDTAKQWISRKSNFEAGLNPAITEGMSPAQIAEEAPIYLAHIVEQNYLQMTDDKKVKLAGISIGLAMNSIYYPREGNERSIDDKTIEEKGKKMADIILSRLRSKPELADVPIAVGLFKQESRNDIVPGTYFATSFAAKGKNEFTGWKEVDEQYVLLPASSSTGNYRDLNTTFKNFKQDIDDYFPSFVNVIGTAFYKDQRLNSLTVEIPIQFFGKTELIGFSQYLTSLVKTHFKGVPIEISVTSVNGPEVLIVHDQDREEPFVHVYGY
- the ligA gene encoding NAD-dependent DNA ligase LigA, with the protein product MDDVLELEKRVAELNKLLHEYGRAYYDLDAPIVPDSEYDKKMQELLAIEEAHPDLIYPDSPTQRVGGAPLEVFSKVVHRHPMLSLANAFNEEDLRDFDRRVKEATGSAVYVCELKIDGLAVSLQYEEGRLVQGATRGDGAVGEDITANLKTIRSVPHTLKESLTIEVRGEAYMPKNSFVKLNEDRDEAGEVPFANPRNAAAGSLRQLDSKVAESRNLATFIYAVGGDAEVYGLDSHSEALNKVDELGLTTNKERKRCATIEEVLEYVAYWTENRQNLDYEIDGIVIKVDNFESQEQLGYTAKSPKWAIAYKFPAEEVHTKLVDIELSVGRTGVVTPTAILVPVLVAGTTVGRASLHNEDLIREKDIRIGDHVVLRKAGDIIPEIVMALKDQRTGEEEPFHMPDNCPVCDSELVRIEGEVALRCVNPKCPAQMKEALIHFVSRRAMNIDGVGEKLIEQLYTANLVQDVSDLYTLTKEALLGLERIGEKSATNILTAIEQSKENSLEKLLFGLGIRHVGEKVARILAEQYRTLDALEQATEEELLNIFEIGAIVADSVTTYFSTEEVQEVMNKLRSYGVNTVYKGVTREELPTTGPFAGKTIVLTGKLTELTRGEAKEQIESLGGSVSGGVSKKTDLVIAGEDAGSKLTKAQELEIEIWDEQAMLDALGVDMNEKND